Proteins from a single region of Primulina tabacum isolate GXHZ01 chromosome 5, ASM2559414v2, whole genome shotgun sequence:
- the LOC142545657 gene encoding ethylene-responsive transcription factor ERF017-like → MVKSVDQNEQPSPPHSEKICRSSAASSSSCKYKGVRRRKWGKYVSEIRLPNSRERIWLGSYDTAEKAARAFDAALFCLRGRKAKFNFPDNPPEIPNGGSLSPGAIQDAAALFAQSAHMDPPVSRVHNSDSQSDSSSASDVFLLNVGSPSTSLSYGAAHMDNEFLEIPLDHAFLDQFLAVGNENNVPDYGLFSGFDDFSIPHVDYYCPDTNNSEGISSPLWDFQDLISPTFLSKKLW, encoded by the coding sequence ATGGTGAAATCTGTGGATCAAAACGAACAACCATCCCCGCCGCATTCGGAGAAGATATGCAGGTCGTCGGCTGCTTCGTCTTCTTCGTGCAAGTACAAGGGGGTGAGGAGGCGTAAATGGGGTAAATATGTGTCGGAGATCCGGCTGCCGAACAGCAGGGAGAGGATTTGGTTGGGTTCTTACGACACAGCTGAGAAGGCAGCCCGTGCATTCGACGCCGCTCTTTTTTGCCTCCGGGGCAGGAAGGCGAAGTTCAACTTCCCGGATAATCCACCGGAGATACCCAATGGCGGTTCCTTATCGCCGGGGGCGATCCAGGACGCGGCGGCGCTTTTCGCACAATCGGCCCATATGGACCCACCCGTTTCGCGGGTTCATAATTCGGATTCACAGTCGGATTCTTCGTCGGCATCGGATGTGTTCCTTCTGAATGTAGGATCGCCGTCCACGTCGTTGTCGTATGGGGCGGCGCACATGGATAATGAATTCTTGGAAATACCCCTGGACCATGCATTTTTGGACCAGTTTTTGGCTGTGGGCAACGAAAATAACGTGCCCGATTACGGCTTATTTTCTGGATTCGACGACTTTTCAATTCCCCACGTGGATTATTATTGTCCGGATACTAATAATAGTGAAGGAATATCTTCTCCTCTTTGGGATTTTCAAGATTTAATTTCGCCAACTTTTCTAAGTAAGAAGTTGTGGTAA